In a genomic window of Leisingera caerulea DSM 24564:
- the gyrA gene encoding DNA gyrase subunit A, whose amino-acid sequence MEENMPERPAYDGPTVSIEAEMRNSYLDYAMSVIVSRAIPDLRDGLKPVHRRILYAMHESGNTHDKAYRKSARPVGDVMGKYHPHGDSAIYDALVRMAQDFSMSLPLLDGQGNFGSMDGDNPAAMRYTEVRMDKPAAAILADIEKETVDFQDNYDGKDREPTVLPARFPNMLVNGAGGIAVGMATNIPPHNLGEVVDATLALIEDPDLTSEQLIDYIPGPDFPTGALMLGRSGARKAYLEGRGSVIIRAKTRVEEIRKDRYAIVVDEIPYQVNKAAMIEKIAEQVREKKIEGVSHVQDESDRNGVRVVVELKRDATPEVVLNQLYRFSPMQTSFGCNMLALNGGRPEQLTLRRFLTSFIDFREDVVARRTAHLLRKARERSHILCGLAVAVSNVDEIVATIRSSADAAEAREKLMTRRWPAAEIADYIRLIDDPTHKMNDDGTYNLSETQARAILELRLQRLTQIGVKEVTDELEELASKIKEYLEILSSRERIMGIISDELREVRDNFAVPRRTQIVDWSGDMEDEDLIEREDMVVTVTSGGYIKRTPLADFRAQKRGGKGLSGMQTKEEDVVTTLFVANTHTQLLFFTTDGMVYKLKTWRLPQGGRTSKGKAIVNILPIPTGVSIAAIMPVDVPDEEWENLQVVFATSGGDVRRNRLSDFTNVRRNGKIAMKLPEDGSVKLVNVRICSEDDDVMLFTNSGRAIRFRSTDVRVFNSRESTGVRGIRLTGEDSVVSMSVIRHSKYTPEQRTAYLKMRRAMAGLTDDAETTDEDAPEDPNFSTELYAEMSAAENLILTITTGGSGKLSSSHDYPVRGRGGMGVTAMDKAMRGGEIVASFPVEMDDQIMLATSKGQSIRVPVDGISFRSRSAGGVRVFNTGKGEEVVSVAWIAENGEEEDGGEE is encoded by the coding sequence ATGGAAGAAAACATGCCGGAACGCCCGGCATATGATGGGCCGACCGTTTCCATCGAAGCCGAGATGCGCAACTCCTATCTCGACTATGCGATGTCGGTCATTGTCAGCCGTGCCATCCCGGACCTGCGGGACGGCCTGAAACCGGTTCACCGCCGCATTCTCTATGCGATGCACGAATCCGGCAACACCCATGACAAGGCCTACCGCAAGTCGGCCCGTCCCGTGGGCGACGTGATGGGTAAATACCACCCGCACGGCGACTCTGCGATCTATGACGCGCTGGTGCGGATGGCGCAGGACTTCTCGATGTCGCTGCCGCTTCTGGACGGCCAGGGCAACTTCGGCTCGATGGACGGCGACAACCCGGCGGCCATGCGCTACACCGAGGTCCGCATGGACAAGCCCGCCGCGGCGATCCTGGCGGACATCGAGAAAGAGACCGTCGATTTCCAGGACAACTACGACGGCAAGGACCGCGAGCCGACCGTGCTCCCGGCCCGTTTCCCGAACATGCTGGTCAACGGCGCCGGCGGTATCGCGGTTGGCATGGCCACCAACATCCCGCCGCACAACCTGGGCGAAGTGGTCGATGCAACCCTGGCGCTGATCGAGGACCCGGACCTGACCAGCGAGCAGCTGATCGACTACATCCCCGGCCCCGACTTCCCGACCGGCGCGCTGATGCTGGGCCGCTCCGGCGCGCGCAAGGCGTACCTGGAGGGCCGCGGCAGCGTGATCATCCGCGCCAAGACCCGCGTGGAGGAGATCCGCAAGGACCGCTATGCCATTGTCGTGGACGAGATTCCCTATCAGGTGAACAAGGCCGCGATGATCGAAAAGATCGCCGAGCAGGTCCGCGAGAAAAAGATCGAGGGCGTCTCCCACGTTCAGGATGAATCCGACCGCAACGGCGTGCGGGTGGTGGTCGAGCTGAAGCGCGACGCGACGCCCGAAGTGGTGCTGAACCAGCTTTACCGTTTCTCCCCGATGCAGACCTCGTTCGGCTGCAACATGCTGGCGCTGAACGGCGGCCGGCCGGAGCAGCTGACGCTGCGCAGGTTTCTGACCTCCTTCATTGATTTCCGGGAGGATGTTGTCGCCCGCCGCACCGCGCACCTGCTGCGCAAAGCGCGTGAGCGCAGCCACATCCTGTGCGGCCTGGCTGTTGCGGTCTCCAATGTCGATGAAATCGTGGCAACCATCCGCTCTTCGGCGGACGCGGCAGAAGCGCGCGAAAAACTGATGACCCGGCGCTGGCCGGCCGCCGAGATTGCGGACTACATCCGCCTGATCGACGACCCGACCCACAAGATGAACGACGACGGTACCTATAACCTGTCCGAGACCCAGGCCCGTGCCATCCTGGAACTGCGCCTGCAGCGTCTGACCCAGATCGGCGTCAAGGAAGTCACCGACGAACTGGAAGAACTGGCATCAAAGATCAAGGAATACCTTGAGATTCTGTCGTCGCGCGAACGCATTATGGGCATCATTTCGGACGAGCTGCGCGAGGTGCGCGACAACTTCGCCGTGCCGCGCCGCACCCAGATCGTCGACTGGTCCGGCGACATGGAGGACGAGGACCTGATCGAGCGCGAGGACATGGTGGTGACCGTGACCTCCGGCGGCTACATCAAGCGGACCCCGCTGGCCGACTTCCGCGCCCAGAAGCGCGGCGGAAAGGGCCTCAGCGGCATGCAGACCAAGGAAGAGGACGTGGTGACCACGCTGTTTGTGGCCAACACCCACACCCAGCTCCTGTTCTTCACCACTGACGGCATGGTCTACAAGCTCAAGACCTGGCGCCTGCCGCAGGGCGGCCGCACCTCCAAGGGCAAGGCGATCGTCAACATCCTGCCGATCCCGACCGGGGTGTCCATCGCCGCCATCATGCCGGTCGATGTGCCGGATGAGGAGTGGGAAAACCTGCAGGTGGTCTTTGCGACCTCCGGCGGCGACGTGCGCCGCAACCGGCTGTCCGACTTCACCAACGTCCGCCGCAACGGCAAGATCGCAATGAAACTGCCGGAAGACGGCTCCGTCAAACTGGTGAACGTGCGCATCTGCTCGGAAGATGACGATGTGATGCTGTTCACCAACTCGGGCCGCGCCATCCGCTTCCGCTCCACCGACGTGCGGGTGTTCAACTCGCGTGAATCCACCGGTGTCCGCGGCATCAGGCTGACCGGCGAGGACAGCGTGGTCTCCATGTCGGTGATCCGCCACTCCAAGTACACGCCGGAACAGCGCACCGCCTACCTCAAGATGCGCCGGGCGATGGCCGGTCTGACCGACGATGCGGAAACCACCGATGAGGACGCGCCCGAGGATCCGAACTTCTCGACTGAGCTTTATGCAGAGATGTCGGCGGCTGAGAACCTGATCCTGACCATCACCACCGGCGGCTCGGGCAAGCTGTCCTCGTCGCATGACTACCCGGTCCGCGGCCGCGGCGGCATGGGTGTCACCGCGATGGACAAGGCCATGCGCGGCGGTGAAATCGTCGCCTCCTTCCCGGTTGAGATGGACGACCAGATCATGCTGGCCACCTCCAAGGGACAGTCGATCCGGGTGCCGGTCGATGGCATCTCCTTCCGGTCGCGTTCGGCCGGCGGCGTGCGGGTGTTCAACACCGGCAAGGGCGAAGAAGTGGTCTCTGTCGCCTGGATTGCCGAGAACGGCGAGGAAGAGGACGGCGGCGAGGAATAA
- the pgl gene encoding 6-phosphogluconolactonase yields MKFNEYPDQDMLAIEVANEIAGDLKTHLLHHDTASFAVAGGTTPGLIFDDLCAADIEWDRVHVMATDERWVPQEHARSNAAMIRSRLLQDRASVAQFMPFHIPEREPEDVLAELESRVVPELPLSVLLLGMGEDMHTASLFPGAAGIVAALEPDAPALTVMRPDSQPEARVSLTARVLDGAIAKHLVIFGDAKRRALERAVSLPPETAPVQAVLSEVSVHWAP; encoded by the coding sequence ATGAAATTCAACGAATACCCTGACCAGGACATGCTGGCGATTGAAGTCGCGAATGAAATTGCCGGAGACCTGAAAACACATCTTCTGCACCATGACACAGCCTCCTTTGCGGTCGCCGGCGGCACCACGCCCGGGCTCATCTTTGACGATCTTTGTGCGGCGGATATCGAATGGGACCGGGTGCATGTGATGGCGACCGATGAACGCTGGGTGCCGCAGGAGCATGCGCGCTCAAACGCGGCGATGATCCGCAGCCGGCTGCTGCAGGACCGGGCATCTGTGGCCCAATTCATGCCGTTCCACATCCCGGAACGCGAACCGGAGGATGTGCTGGCGGAACTCGAAAGCCGGGTGGTTCCGGAGCTGCCGCTGTCGGTGCTGCTGCTGGGTATGGGCGAGGATATGCACACCGCGTCCCTGTTTCCCGGCGCCGCAGGAATTGTGGCAGCGCTGGAGCCGGATGCGCCTGCACTCACCGTCATGCGTCCGGACAGCCAGCCGGAAGCCCGGGTCAGTCTGACCGCCCGTGTGCTGGATGGCGCGATCGCGAAACACCTGGTGATTTTTGGCGATGCCAAACGGCGGGCGCTTGAACGGGCCGTGTCGCTGCCGCCGGAAACTGCGCCAGTCCAGGCTGTGTTGTCCGAGGTCTCCGTTCATTGGGCACCTTGA
- a CDS encoding usg protein, with protein sequence METSETELMLKGYGLTTAEFTYHMPDHIHVLNTFVWQQYDLAPDHPRLFEFIEFWQREIEGPLHSVRFNHRKMISPGEWRNVVGEFQIH encoded by the coding sequence ATGGAGACCAGCGAAACCGAGCTGATGCTGAAAGGATACGGGCTGACCACAGCGGAATTCACCTATCATATGCCGGACCATATCCATGTCCTGAACACGTTTGTCTGGCAGCAGTACGACCTTGCGCCGGACCACCCGCGGCTGTTTGAGTTCATCGAATTCTGGCAGCGCGAGATTGAGGGGCCGCTGCATTCGGTGCGGTTCAATCACCGCAAAATGATCAGCCCCGGCGAATGGCGCAACGTGGTCGGGGAATTCCAGATCCACTAG
- the zwf gene encoding glucose-6-phosphate dehydrogenase, which yields MVSRVIPVDPFDLVVFGGTGDLAQRKILPALFRRHCAGQLPGGERIIGAARTAMSSADYRTVVAESIREHAGPKACGGGALESFLERVSYVALDALGEAGWQQLCRALEGAGDERVRMFYFSVGPGLFGPLAERLHRYGLATAHTRIVVEKPFGRDLASARELNRTLASHFDEGQIYRIDHYLGKETVQNLMAVRFGNMLFEPLWNSQYVDHIQITVAETVGVEGREEYYERAGAMRDMMQNHLMQLLCLIAMEPPAKFDPDAVRDEKLKVIRALDPVEPHHIVRGQYQASLDPEAPHPSYRGLVNNPRSTTESYVALKAHISNWRWAGTPFYLRTGKRLVNRSSVINVMFKDAPHSIFGAEAGRHANHLKIRLQPNEGITLSVTIKEPGQGGMRLIDVPLDMSFAEALGPEGGDPPDAYERLIMDVVRGNQTLFMRGDEVEAAWAWTDPLIAGWKSRGDVPKPYESGSTGPGDADLLMRRDGREWRGINP from the coding sequence ATGGTTTCGCGTGTCATACCGGTCGACCCGTTTGACCTGGTGGTTTTTGGCGGCACTGGCGATCTGGCGCAGCGCAAGATCCTGCCGGCGCTGTTCCGCCGCCACTGCGCCGGGCAGCTGCCCGGCGGCGAGCGGATAATCGGCGCCGCGCGGACCGCCATGAGCAGCGCGGATTACCGCACCGTCGTGGCAGAATCGATCCGCGAGCACGCGGGCCCCAAGGCCTGCGGCGGCGGTGCGCTGGAGTCGTTCCTGGAACGGGTCAGTTACGTCGCGCTGGATGCCTTGGGCGAGGCGGGCTGGCAGCAGCTTTGCCGCGCGCTGGAGGGGGCGGGGGATGAGCGGGTCCGCATGTTCTATTTCTCCGTCGGGCCGGGCCTGTTCGGGCCGCTGGCGGAACGGCTGCACCGGTATGGCCTGGCTACGGCGCACACCCGGATCGTGGTGGAGAAACCCTTTGGCCGCGATCTGGCCTCCGCGCGGGAGCTGAACCGGACGCTCGCCAGCCATTTCGACGAAGGCCAGATCTACCGGATCGACCATTACCTGGGCAAAGAGACCGTGCAGAACCTGATGGCGGTCCGGTTCGGCAACATGCTGTTCGAACCGCTGTGGAACAGCCAGTATGTCGACCACATTCAGATCACTGTGGCCGAAACCGTCGGTGTTGAAGGGCGCGAGGAGTATTATGAGCGCGCCGGCGCCATGCGGGACATGATGCAGAACCATCTGATGCAGCTGTTGTGCCTGATCGCGATGGAGCCGCCGGCCAAATTCGACCCGGACGCGGTGCGCGACGAAAAGCTCAAGGTGATCCGGGCGCTGGACCCGGTTGAACCGCACCATATTGTGCGCGGCCAGTACCAGGCCAGCCTGGACCCGGAGGCGCCGCATCCGTCCTACCGCGGGCTGGTCAACAACCCGCGCAGCACGACCGAAAGCTATGTGGCGCTGAAGGCGCATATCAGCAACTGGCGGTGGGCGGGCACGCCGTTCTACCTGCGCACCGGCAAGCGGCTGGTGAACCGGTCCTCGGTGATCAACGTGATGTTCAAGGACGCGCCGCATTCGATTTTCGGCGCCGAGGCAGGCCGCCATGCCAACCATCTGAAGATCCGCCTGCAGCCGAATGAAGGCATTACCCTGAGCGTGACCATCAAGGAGCCGGGGCAGGGCGGGATGCGGCTGATTGATGTGCCTCTGGACATGAGCTTTGCCGAGGCGCTGGGGCCGGAAGGCGGCGATCCGCCAGATGCCTACGAACGGCTGATCATGGATGTTGTGCGCGGCAACCAGACGTTGTTCATGAGAGGCGACGAGGTGGAGGCCGCCTGGGCCTGGACCGATCCGCTGATTGCGGGCTGGAAGTCCCGGGGAGATGTGCCTAAACCTTATGAAAGCGGCAGTACCGGACCGGGGGATGCCGATTTGCTTATGCGCCGCGACGGGCGTGAATGGAGGGGGATAAACCCATGA
- the pgi gene encoding glucose-6-phosphate isomerase, producing MFDALKTLHAEKCGGKIPELFENDPQRASAFSVRFETLLFDYSKTRITAKVREGLVALCEAQDVAGRRAAMFGGGLINETEQRAVLHTALRDPDGPEMLVDGEDVRAPLRKTLERMEDLARRVRSGALAGPGGTFTDVVNIGIGGSDLGPVMATLALAPYHDGPRCHFVSNVDGAHIHDILQRIDPKTTLVIVASKTFTTVETMTNAATARRWVEDGGGDPARQFLALSTSEEETAAFGIPRKHVFGFEDWVGGRYSVWGPIGLSLMLAVGPEHFRDFLAGGKSMDDHFRAAPWEQNMPVMLALTGIWHHQVCGYPTRAVLPYDQRLRRLPAYLQQLEMESNGKSVAMDGTPLPYNSGPVVWGEPGTNGQHAFYQLLHQGTTVVPAEFLVAAKGHEPELDQHHQLLVVNCLAQSEALMRGRSLEEACALMKAEGYEGAELERQARHRVFPGNRPSTTLVYPQLTPHVLGQIIALYEHRVFVEGVILGINSFDQWGVELGKELADSLLPLLRGQGSADGKDGSTRALLKFVQDAQ from the coding sequence ATGTTCGATGCCTTGAAGACGCTGCATGCCGAGAAATGCGGCGGGAAAATTCCTGAGCTGTTTGAAAACGACCCGCAGCGTGCCAGCGCCTTCAGCGTGCGGTTCGAAACGCTGCTGTTCGATTATTCCAAGACCCGGATCACTGCGAAGGTGCGCGAGGGCCTGGTCGCACTGTGCGAGGCGCAGGACGTCGCCGGGCGGCGCGCGGCGATGTTCGGCGGCGGTCTGATCAACGAGACCGAACAGCGCGCTGTGCTGCATACCGCTTTGCGCGATCCGGACGGGCCGGAGATGCTGGTCGATGGAGAGGACGTGCGCGCGCCCTTGCGGAAAACGCTGGAGCGGATGGAGGACCTGGCGCGCCGGGTGCGCTCCGGCGCCTTGGCCGGACCGGGCGGCACCTTCACCGATGTGGTCAACATCGGCATTGGCGGATCCGACCTGGGGCCGGTGATGGCAACGCTGGCGCTGGCGCCCTATCATGACGGCCCGCGCTGCCATTTTGTGTCCAACGTCGACGGCGCCCACATTCATGACATCCTGCAACGGATTGATCCCAAAACAACTTTGGTGATCGTCGCCTCCAAGACATTTACTACCGTTGAAACCATGACCAATGCCGCCACGGCGCGGCGCTGGGTAGAGGACGGCGGCGGCGACCCGGCGCGCCAGTTTCTGGCGCTGTCGACCTCCGAGGAAGAGACAGCCGCCTTCGGCATTCCGCGCAAGCATGTGTTTGGCTTTGAGGATTGGGTTGGCGGCCGCTATTCGGTCTGGGGGCCGATCGGGCTGAGCCTGATGCTGGCGGTCGGGCCGGAGCATTTCCGGGATTTTCTGGCGGGCGGCAAGTCGATGGATGACCACTTCCGCGCGGCGCCCTGGGAACAGAACATGCCGGTGATGCTGGCGCTGACCGGGATCTGGCACCATCAGGTCTGCGGTTACCCGACCCGCGCCGTGCTGCCCTATGACCAGCGGCTGCGGCGGCTGCCGGCGTACCTGCAGCAGCTGGAGATGGAATCAAACGGCAAATCCGTTGCTATGGACGGCACGCCGCTGCCTTACAATTCCGGCCCGGTTGTCTGGGGGGAGCCCGGAACCAACGGCCAGCACGCCTTTTACCAGCTGCTGCATCAGGGCACCACGGTGGTGCCGGCGGAATTTCTGGTCGCGGCCAAGGGGCATGAGCCGGAACTGGACCAGCATCACCAGCTGCTTGTGGTGAACTGCCTGGCGCAATCCGAGGCGCTGATGCGCGGCCGCAGCCTGGAAGAAGCCTGCGCGCTGATGAAGGCTGAAGGCTATGAAGGCGCTGAGCTGGAGCGGCAGGCGCGGCACCGGGTGTTCCCGGGCAACCGGCCCTCCACCACGCTGGTGTACCCGCAGCTGACGCCCCATGTGCTGGGCCAGATCATCGCGCTTTATGAACACCGGGTGTTCGTCGAGGGCGTGATTTTGGGCATCAACTCCTTTGATCAATGGGGCGTGGAGCTGGGCAAGGAACTGGCCGATTCCCTGCTGCCGCTGCTGCGCGGCCAGGGGTCTGCGGACGGGAAGGACGGGTCAACCCGTGCCCTTCTCAAATTTGTTCAGGACGCGCAATAA
- a CDS encoding radical SAM protein yields MKDLQKPVANLGKFQDAYVTADGQQRASVPLSRPETLWFNTGTLCNIECSNCYILSSPTNDALVYLTEAEVQGYLDQIAERSWPVREIGFTGGEPFMNPEMTGMARAALERGFEVLILTNAMRPMMRKTVKAGLLDLHEQFAGKLTLRISVDHHSAELHDKERGSGSFAKTIEGMEWLRDNGFRMAVAGRTVWSESEAQARAGYAALFAAHGFAIDAQDPGQTVLFPEMDETVEVPEITSACWGILNKSPDSVMCASSRMVVKRKGAETPAVLACTLLPYAPEFELGTTLAEAEHPVQLNHPHCAKFCVLGGASCSS; encoded by the coding sequence ATGAAAGACCTGCAAAAACCCGTCGCGAACCTAGGCAAGTTTCAAGACGCTTACGTGACGGCAGATGGTCAGCAACGCGCCTCTGTGCCGCTCAGCCGCCCGGAAACCCTGTGGTTCAACACCGGCACGCTGTGCAATATCGAATGCAGCAACTGCTATATCCTGAGCTCCCCCACCAACGATGCGCTGGTCTATCTGACCGAGGCCGAGGTGCAAGGCTATCTGGATCAGATTGCGGAGCGCAGCTGGCCGGTCCGGGAAATCGGGTTCACCGGCGGCGAACCCTTCATGAACCCCGAGATGACCGGCATGGCCCGCGCCGCGCTGGAGCGCGGTTTTGAGGTGCTCATCCTGACCAACGCCATGCGCCCGATGATGCGCAAGACAGTGAAAGCCGGACTGTTGGACCTGCATGAGCAATTTGCCGGCAAGCTGACCCTGCGGATCTCCGTCGACCACCACAGCGCCGAACTGCACGACAAGGAACGCGGCAGCGGCAGCTTTGCCAAGACCATCGAAGGCATGGAATGGCTGCGCGACAATGGCTTCCGGATGGCCGTGGCCGGCCGCACCGTCTGGTCGGAAAGCGAAGCGCAGGCCCGCGCCGGGTATGCCGCACTGTTTGCCGCGCATGGCTTTGCCATCGACGCGCAGGATCCGGGCCAGACAGTGCTGTTCCCGGAGATGGACGAAACCGTGGAAGTTCCCGAAATCACAAGTGCTTGCTGGGGTATCCTTAACAAGTCGCCGGACAGCGTCATGTGCGCCTCGTCGCGGATGGTGGTCAAGCGCAAAGGCGCAGAGACACCCGCCGTTCTGGCCTGCACGCTGCTGCCCTACGCGCCTGAGTTCGAATTGGGCACGACCCTGGCCGAGGCCGAGCATCCGGTGCAGCTGAACCACCCCCATTGCGCCAAGTTCTGTGTCCTTGGGGGGGCCAGCTGCTCCTCCTGA
- a CDS encoding CaiB/BaiF CoA transferase family protein yields the protein MTRPLENTTILDLTHVLAGPYCSMILSDLGARVIKVERPGGGDDTRAFPPFKDGESAYFATINHGKESIALDLKAPQDRAIFERLLAQADVLLENFRPGVMQRLGYGWDALHAQFPRLIYGAVSGFGHSGPDALKPAYDMVVQARGGVMSITGEKNREPVRVGASIGDIVAGMFLGHGILAALLDVQKTGEGKFVDVAMLDSQLALLEHAIAITSVTGEAPQPSGARHPSITPFETFHASDGLFVIAAGNDALFTRLCDVLQLPLAGDARFATNPARCDNARLLKRLIEAVTLEQSKAHWIALLTEAGIPTGPIQTVDQVLQDPQILARNMVVDVLGNDGRPEYLSAGNPIKMSGLPDPATRPPAPQLDGSRAQILAWLEKVERQQAT from the coding sequence ATGACCCGACCGTTGGAAAACACTACCATCCTGGACCTCACCCATGTGCTGGCCGGCCCCTACTGCTCCATGATCCTGTCGGACCTGGGCGCCCGGGTCATCAAGGTGGAGCGCCCCGGAGGCGGTGACGACACCCGCGCCTTCCCGCCGTTCAAAGACGGCGAAAGCGCGTACTTCGCCACCATCAACCACGGCAAGGAAAGCATCGCGCTGGACCTTAAGGCGCCGCAGGACCGCGCCATATTCGAGCGGCTGCTGGCCCAGGCTGACGTGCTGCTGGAAAACTTCCGACCCGGGGTGATGCAGCGGCTGGGTTACGGCTGGGATGCGCTGCACGCGCAGTTTCCGCGGCTGATCTACGGTGCCGTCTCCGGTTTCGGCCACAGCGGGCCGGATGCCCTGAAACCAGCCTATGACATGGTGGTCCAGGCCCGCGGCGGGGTGATGTCGATCACCGGCGAAAAGAACCGGGAGCCGGTGCGGGTCGGCGCCTCGATCGGCGACATCGTGGCGGGCATGTTCCTGGGGCACGGCATCCTGGCGGCACTTCTTGACGTGCAGAAAACCGGTGAAGGCAAATTCGTCGACGTGGCCATGCTCGACAGCCAGCTGGCGCTGCTGGAACACGCCATCGCCATCACCTCGGTGACCGGCGAAGCGCCGCAGCCTTCCGGCGCGCGGCATCCCTCGATCACCCCGTTTGAGACCTTTCACGCCTCCGACGGGCTGTTTGTGATTGCGGCTGGTAATGACGCGCTGTTCACCCGGCTGTGCGATGTGCTGCAGCTGCCGCTGGCCGGGGACGCCCGCTTTGCCACCAACCCCGCCCGCTGCGACAACGCCCGCCTTTTGAAACGGTTGATCGAGGCGGTAACCCTTGAGCAGTCAAAGGCTCATTGGATCGCGCTGCTGACAGAGGCCGGCATTCCCACCGGGCCGATCCAGACCGTCGATCAGGTGCTTCAGGATCCCCAGATCCTGGCCCGCAACATGGTCGTGGATGTTCTGGGCAATGATGGCCGCCCCGAATATTTGTCAGCTGGCAATCCGATTAAGATGAGCGGCCTGCCGGACCCCGCAACCCGCCCCCCTGCGCCTCAACTCGACGGCAGCCGGGCGCAGATTCTGGCGTGGCTGGAGAAGGTTGAGCGGCAGCAGGCCACCTGA
- a CDS encoding ASKHA domain-containing protein, whose amino-acid sequence MTDEPLVVFTPSGKRGRFPAGTPILTAARQLGVDLDSVCGGRGICSKCQITPSYGEFPKHGVTVQEGALSEWNKVEQRYKDKRGLIDGRRLGCQATVQGDVVIDVPPESQVHRQVVRKRAEARDITMNPSTRLYYVEVEEPDMHKPTGDMERLIEALEAQWNLKGVKTDLHILSVLQPALRKGGWKVTVAVHLGDANHPPKIMHIWPGFYEGSIYGLAVDLGSTTIAAHLCDLQTGEVVASSGIMNPQIRFGEDLMSRVSYSMMNKGGDQEMTRAVREGMNALFTQIAAEAEIDKALIVDAVFVCNPVMHHLFLGIDPFELGQAPFALATSNSLALRAAELDLNIHPAARVYLLPCIAGHVGADAAAVALSEAPDKSEDLVLVVDVGTNAEILLGNKEKVLACSSPTGPAFEGAQISSGQRAAPGAIERVEINPETKEPRFRVIGSDVWSDEDGFAESIATTGITGICGSGIIEAIAEMRLAGVLDASGLIGSAEQTGSSRCIQDGRTNAYLLWDGSAEGGPTITVTNPDIRAIQMAKAALYSGARLLMDKFGVDTVDRVVLAGAFGAHISAKHAMVLGMIPDCVLEKVTSAGNAAGTGARIALLNTEARSEIEETVRRIEKIETAVEPRFQEHFVNASAIPNSAEPFPILETVVTLPQVNFNTGGGDSEGAGGGRRRRRRG is encoded by the coding sequence ATGACTGACGAACCCCTCGTTGTGTTTACCCCCTCCGGAAAGCGCGGGCGTTTCCCCGCCGGCACGCCGATCCTGACCGCCGCCCGGCAGCTGGGGGTCGACCTCGACTCGGTCTGCGGCGGCCGCGGCATCTGTTCCAAGTGCCAGATCACGCCCTCCTATGGCGAGTTTCCCAAGCACGGCGTCACCGTGCAGGAGGGCGCGCTGAGCGAATGGAACAAGGTCGAGCAGCGCTATAAGGACAAGCGCGGCCTTATCGACGGACGCCGCTTGGGCTGCCAGGCCACCGTGCAGGGCGACGTCGTGATCGACGTGCCGCCGGAAAGCCAGGTCCACCGCCAGGTGGTGCGCAAGCGCGCCGAGGCCCGCGACATCACCATGAACCCCTCCACCCGGCTGTATTATGTCGAGGTGGAAGAACCCGACATGCACAAGCCCACCGGCGATATGGAGCGGCTGATTGAGGCCCTGGAAGCGCAGTGGAACTTAAAGGGGGTTAAGACCGACCTGCACATCCTGAGCGTGCTGCAGCCTGCCCTGCGCAAAGGCGGCTGGAAGGTGACCGTCGCCGTGCACCTGGGCGATGCAAACCACCCGCCCAAGATCATGCACATCTGGCCCGGCTTCTACGAAGGCTCGATCTACGGCCTGGCGGTCGACCTCGGCTCCACCACCATCGCCGCGCATCTCTGCGATCTGCAAACCGGCGAGGTCGTGGCCTCCTCCGGCATCATGAACCCGCAGATCCGCTTTGGCGAAGACCTGATGAGCCGGGTGTCCTATTCGATGATGAACAAGGGCGGCGACCAGGAAATGACCCGCGCGGTGCGCGAGGGCATGAACGCGCTGTTCACCCAGATCGCGGCTGAGGCGGAGATCGACAAGGCGCTGATCGTGGATGCGGTCTTTGTCTGCAACCCGGTGATGCACCACCTGTTCCTGGGCATCGACCCGTTTGAGCTGGGCCAGGCGCCCTTTGCCCTGGCGACGTCCAATTCGCTGGCACTGCGCGCAGCGGAGCTGGATCTGAACATCCACCCCGCCGCCCGTGTCTACTTGCTGCCCTGTATCGCGGGCCACGTCGGCGCAGATGCCGCCGCGGTGGCGCTGTCGGAGGCGCCCGACAAATCCGAGGATCTGGTGCTGGTCGTCGACGTCGGCACCAACGCCGAGATCCTGCTGGGCAACAAGGAAAAGGTGCTGGCCTGCTCCTCCCCCACCGGCCCCGCGTTCGAGGGCGCGCAGATCTCCAGCGGCCAGCGCGCCGCGCCCGGCGCGATTGAGCGGGTCGAGATCAACCCGGAAACCAAGGAACCGCGCTTCCGGGTGATCGGCTCTGATGTCTGGTCGGACGAGGACGGCTTTGCCGAATCCATCGCCACCACCGGCATTACCGGCATCTGCGGCTCCGGCATCATCGAGGCGATTGCCGAAATGCGCCTGGCCGGTGTGCTGGATGCCTCCGGCCTGATCGGCTCGGCGGAACAGACCGGTTCTTCACGCTGCATTCAGGACGGGCGCACCAACGCCTATTTGCTGTGGGATGGCTCTGCTGAGGGCGGGCCGACCATCACCGTCACCAACCCCGACATCCGGGCGATCCAGATGGCCAAGGCGGCGCTCTACTCCGGCGCGCGCCTGCTGATGGACAAGTTCGGCGTCGACACCGTGGACCGCGTCGTGCTGGCCGGGGCCTTCGGGGCGCACATCTCTGCCAAGCACGCGATGGTGCTGGGCATGATCCCCGACTGCGTGCTGGAGAAAGTCACATCGGCTGGCAACGCCGCAGGCACCGGCGCCCGCATCGCGCTCTTGAACACCGAAGCGCGCAGCGAGATCGAGGAAACCGTTCGGCGGATTGAGAAGATCGAAACTGCCGTCGAGCCCCGCTTCCAGGAGCATTTCGTGAACGCCTCGGCGATCCCGAACTCGGCAGAACCCTTCCCGATCCTGGAAACCGTGGTGACCCTGCCGCAGGTGAACTTCAACACCGGCGGCGGAGACAGCGAAGGCGCTGGCGGAGGCCGCCGCCGCCGCCGCCGCGGCTGA